A single genomic interval of Xyrauchen texanus isolate HMW12.3.18 chromosome 48, RBS_HiC_50CHRs, whole genome shotgun sequence harbors:
- the LOC127639318 gene encoding alpha-2-HS-glycoprotein-like has product MRELVILLFLVSALYAASDLEYKCLEDQDSNAEDAAVKFINDHRRRGYKFKFVSLDSRTAKEKADPCEVVFRMTLEETVCHIVNPKPLDQCEVRSETETKVAAKCNVTISSIDGKAAVKNYICDTEPGSHQLLVKKCPDCPALLPLNDPKGLESVKAALQEYNNKSDHTSYFKMLEVGRIKTQWMFMGQSIFAQFAIAETDCPNNEASQNREACKALCGDKARYGFCKSTKIGKNKPVVECEIYEPQNLTHPVQSRDCGSPSHHHHHHHHHHHHHPGHHPDHAHPQRPDHGGHKDKTPDQKGRPEHTGLGHKEKASDDKHRPEHDDKDTPGCLQRPLILPESRPEGHHEFRCLSFVKINPSIYPICTFPPPRLCMGTPELGPRPSHPAAQ; this is encoded by the exons ATGAGAGAGCTGGTAATACTACTGTTCCTGGTCTCCGCGCTATATGCAGCCAGTGATTTAGAATATAAGTGTTTAGAAGATCAGGACAGCAATGCTGAAGACGCAGCCGTGAAGTTCATCAACGACCATCGTCGTCGTGGATACAAGTTCAAGTTTGTCTCTCTGGACAGTCGCACAGCCAAGGAGAAG GCTGATCCTTGTGAGGTTGTATTCAGGATGACCTTAGAAGAAACTGTATGTCACATTGTGAATCCTAAACCTTTAGATCAGTGTGAAGTAAGATCGGAGACTGAAACG AAAGTGGCAGCCAAATGCAATGTGACCATCTCTAGTATTGATGGAAAAGCAGCTGTGAAAAACTACATCTGTGACACTGAGCCAG GTTCACATCAATTGCTGGTGAAGAAATGCCCTGACTGTCCTGCTCTACTGCCCCTGAATGACCCTAAGGGTCTAGAGAGTGTGAAAGCTGCCTTGCAGGAGTACAACAACAAATCCGATCACACATCTTACTTTAAAATGCTGGAAGTGGGAAGAATCAAAACACAG TGGATGTTTATGGGTCAAAGCATCTTTGCTCAGTTTGCCATTGCGGAGACAGACTGTCCAAACAATGAGGCGTCCCAGAATCGAGAAGCATGCAAGGCTTTATGTGGAGATAAGGCT CGGTATGGATTCTGTAAATCCACTAAGATTGGAAAAAACAAACCAGTTGTGGAATGTGAGATTTATGAACCTCAG AACTTAACTCATCCTGTTCAGTCAAGAGACTGTGGTTCTCCAtcgcaccaccaccaccatcaccatcaccaccaccaccaccatccagGGCACCACCCAGATCATGCTCACCCTCAACGCCCTGATCATGGGGGCCACAAGGACAAAACACCTGATCAAAAGGGCCGTCCAGAACATACGGGCCTCGGCCACAAGGAAAAAGCCTCAGATGACAAACACCGGCCAGAACATGATGACAAAGACACACCCGGTTGTCTACAACGCCCTTTGATCCTTCCAGAATCCAGGCCTGAGGGGCACCATGAGTTCCGATGCCTCAGCTTTGTAAAAATAAACCCCTCTATTTATCCAATTTGCACCTTCCCTCCTCCACGTCTCTGCATGGGTACTCCAGAGCTTGGTCCTCGCCCTTCACATCCTGCTGCTCAGTAA